A window of the Vigna angularis cultivar LongXiaoDou No.4 chromosome 3, ASM1680809v1, whole genome shotgun sequence genome harbors these coding sequences:
- the LOC108324941 gene encoding sulfate transporter 3.1, which produces MGSVDHEYPLEAESVQQQQHHHQQQQVEVPPPQPFFKSLKISLKETFFPDDPLRQFKNKPPSKKIMLAIQYFFPIFQWAPKYTFNFFKADLIAGITIASLAIPQGISYAKLANLPPILGLYSSFIPPLIYAMMGSSRDLAVGTVAVGSLLMGSMLSDVVNPNEDPQLYLHLAFTATLFAGIFEAALGLFRLGLIVDFLSHATIVGFMGGAATVVCLQQLKSILGLVHFTHGADIISVMRSVFTQTHEWRWESSVLGFVFISFLLITRYFSKKRPRFFWVSAMAPLTSVILGSLFVYFTHAERNGVEVIGELKKGLNPPSVSKLVFVSPYMTTAVKTGIVVGIISLAEGIAVGRSFAMYKNYNIDGNKEMIAMGTMNIVGSFTSCYITTGPFSRSAVNYNAGCKTAASNIIMSIAVMLTLLFLTPLFHYTPLVVLSAIIVSAMLGLIDYEAAIHLWKIDKFDFVVCMSAYIGVVFASVEIGLVIAVAISLLRVLLFIARPRTFVLGNLPNSGIYRNVEHYPNAKHVPGILILAIDAPIYFANAGYLRERITRWVDEEESRIKATEETSLQYVIMDMSGVGNIDTSGISMLEEVKKNTERRELQLVLVNPGSEVMKKLNKSKFQNHLGERWIYLTVEEAVGACNFNLHSRTNMKNDESEGWNNV; this is translated from the exons ATGGGTAGTGTAGATCACGAGTACCCTCTGGAAGCTGAGAGCgtgcagcagcagcagcatcaTCATCAGCAGCAGCAAGTAGAGGTTCCTCCACCTCAACCCTTTTTCAAGTCTCTGAAGATCTCCTTGAAGGAGACTTTCTTCCCAGACGACCCTTTGAGACAGTTCAAAAACAAGCCACCCTCCAAAAAGATCATGCTTGCTATTCAGTATTTCTTCCCCATCTTCCAATGGGCACCCAAATACACCTTCAACTTCTTCAAAGCTGACCTCATAGCTGGCATCACCATAGCTAGCTTGGCCATTCCTCAAGGCATCAGCTATGCCAAGCTCGCCAACCTCCCTCCTATCCTCGGACTAT ATTCAAGCTTTATACCACCTTTGATTTATGCCATGATGGGAAGCTCAAGGGATTTGGCGGTGGGCACGGTGGCGGTTGGATCGCTTCTGATGGGTTCCATGTTGAGTGATGTGGTTAATCCCAACGAAGACCCACAGCTTTACCTACACCTTGCCTTCACTGCTACATTATTTGCTGGAATTTTTGAGGCTGCTTTGGGTTTGTTTAG GTTGGGGTTGATAGTTGATTTTCTGTCACATGCAACCATAGTAGGGTTCATGGGAGGAGCAGCTACAGTGGTTTGTCTGCAGCAACTAAAATCGATTCTGGGCCTTGTGCATTTCACCCATGGAGCTGATATCATATCAGTGATGCGCTCTGTTTTCACCCAAACTCATGAG TGGAGGTGGGAAAGTTCTGTGTTAGGATTTGTCTTCATCTCCTTCCTCCTTATCACTAGATACTTT AGCAAAAAACGACCAAGGTTTTTCTGGGTGTCAGCAATGGCGCCGTTAACATCGGTTATATTGGGAAGtctgtttgtttatttcacTCATGCTGAGAGGAACGGAGTTGAAGTG ATAGGAGAATTGAAGAAGGGTTTAAATCCACCATCGGTATCAAAGCTGGTTTTTGTGTCACCTTATATGACCACAGCTGTGAAAACTGGCATTGTTGTTGGCATCATATCACTAGCA GAAGGAATAGCAGTGGGAAGAAGCTTTGCaatgtataaaaattacaatattgaTGGCAATAAAGAGATGATAGCTATGGGTACCATGAACATAGTTGGTTCTTTCACCTCTTGCTACATCACAACAG GGCCATTTTCACGCTCAGCCGTCAACTATAACGCTGGATGCAAAACAGCAGCTTCCAACATTATAATGTCAATAGCAGTGATGTTGACATTGCTATTCCTAACACCCTTGTTCCATTACACTCCCCTGGTGGTGCTGTCAGCCATTATTGTATCTGCAATGCTTGGCCTCATAGATTATGAAGCAGCCATCCATCTCTGGAAGATTGATAAATTTGACTTTGTTGTGTGCATGAGTGCATACATTGGCGTGGTCTTTGCCAGTGTTGAAATTGGCTTAGTCATAGCT GTTGCAATTTCTCTACTTAGGGTACTGCTTTTCATTGCAAGGCCAAGGACATTCGTTTTGGGAAACCTTCCAAATTCTGGGATTTACAGAAATGTTGAGCACTATCCAAATGCAAAACATGTTCCTGGAATCCTCATCCTAGCCATTGATGCACCGATTTACTTTGCCAATGCAGGCTATTTAAGAGAAAG GATCACAAGGTGggttgatgaagaagaaagcaGAATCAAAGCTACTGAAGAGACAAGTTTGCAGTATGTTATAATGGATATGAGTG GTGTTGGAAACATTGATACAAGTGGAATAAGTATGCTTGAAGAAGTCAAGAAGAATACTGAGAGAAGAGAACTTCAA CTTGTTTTGGTGAATCCGGGAAGCGAGGTGATGAAGAAACTGAACAAATCCAAGTTCCAAAATCATTTAGGAGAGAGATGGATCTATTTAACTGTTGAAGAGGCCGTTGGAGCATGCAACTTCAATCTCCATTCAAGAACGAATATGAAGAACGATGAATCAGAGGGTTGGAACAATGTTTGA